A window of Apium graveolens cultivar Ventura chromosome 8, ASM990537v1, whole genome shotgun sequence contains these coding sequences:
- the LOC141677142 gene encoding uncharacterized protein At4g17910-like isoform X2: protein MIPILTDWIKTIQMNVGMDSSFINTDRQLKEQFVSNLNGCSMLEVFLLTSLFSVTLLIRRLFDQDFNCAAFKKDDDVFATRKNWSEVLMTTALDFLFIALPTILFLTVLADWIYKVAIFLLVVLILCVTYKRYAFVSLEGIQTLQPYISAYRVAVMLGTCICILAVDFKIFPRRYAKTETYGTSVMDLGVGSFVLANSLVSRQARGTLRTSLKKAISSTTPLIFLGFARLVSTTGVNYQVHVGEYGQHWNFFFTLAAISILTAIVNVPAMYCGILGSLILIGYQICLVKGLNIYLLSEERGTDIISRNKEGIYSIFGYWGMYLVGVQLGSYLFFGNHIHEVRLNNSAEIRASILALVFWILTLFLEEHVERPSRRMCNLAYVTNVMAVNLQMLAIVMLGEHIPGPKISTLEKAFNNNLLGSFLLL from the exons ATGATCCCGATCTTGACAGATTGGATTAAGACAATACAGATGAATGTAGGAATGGATTCATCATTTATCAACACAGACAGACAATTGAAAGAACA ATTCGTGAGTAACTTGAATGGATGTTCTATGCTTGAAGTTTTTCTACTAACTTCACTCTTCTCT GTCACGCTTCTCATTCGTCGATTATTCG ATCAAGATTTCAACTGTGCCGCATTTAAGAAAGACGATGATGTATTTGCTACTAGAAAGAATTGGAGTGAAGTCTTGATGACAACCGCTCTAGATTTTCTCTTTATTGCCCTTCCTACCATACTATTCCTTACT GTTTTAGCAGATTGGATTTACAAAGTTGCAATATTTTTGCTTGTGGTGCTGATCTTGTGTGTTACATATAAAAG ATATGCCTTTGTGTCTCTTGAAGGCATCCAGACTCTGCAGCCATATATCTCTGCTTACAGGGTTGCAGTG ATGCTTGGAACATGTATCTGCATACTAGCTGTTGATTTTAAAATCTTCCCGAGGAGATATGCTAAAACTGAGACTTACGGCACCAGTGTG ATGGATCTTGGGGTAGGCTCATTTGTATTGGCAAATTCCTTGGTCTCACGACAAGCCCGGGGCACATTAAGAAC GAGTTTGAAAAAGGCAATTTCATCCACCACTCCActtatatttttagggtttgcTCGCCTCGTATCCACAACTGGTGTAAACTATCAG GTTCATGTAGGGGAGTATGGACAGCATTGGAACTTCTTTTTTACCCTTGCTGCTATATCTATCCTAACAGCAATTGTAAATGTCCCCGCTATGTATTGTGGGATTCTAGGTTCTTTGATACTTATCG GATATCAAATTTGCTTAGTGAAAGGTTTAAATATTTATCTGCTTTCTGAAGAAAGGGGGACAGACATTATCAGTCGTAACAAGGAGGGGATTTATAGTATATTTG GATACTGGGGAATGTATCTTGTTGGCGTCCAGTTGGGCAGCTATCTTTTCTTTGGGAACCATATACATGAAGTGAGATTAAACAATTCGGCGGAAATTAGAGCTTCGATTCTTGCTCTTGTGTTCTG GATATTAACTCTTTTTCTAGAAGAGCATGTTGAAAGACCTTCACGGCGCATG TGCAACCTGGCTTATGTTACAAATGTGATGGCTGTAAATCTACAG